From a region of the Beduinella massiliensis genome:
- a CDS encoding helix-turn-helix domain-containing protein: MERDARKDVFAKRLAALRESKGVSARDMSLTLGQSPGYINNIETCVNYPSMAVFFCICDYLGITPKEFFDTELDAPAKVHELLNTVQGLSGGQIDVLISVAKGFERPKP; the protein is encoded by the coding sequence ATGGAAAGGGACGCCCGGAAGGACGTATTTGCGAAGCGGCTGGCTGCGTTGCGTGAGAGCAAGGGCGTTTCTGCGCGGGATATGAGCCTAACCCTCGGTCAAAGCCCAGGCTACATCAATAACATCGAAACCTGCGTCAACTATCCTTCCATGGCCGTCTTCTTCTGCATCTGCGATTATCTCGGCATCACGCCGAAGGAGTTTTTCGACACAGAGCTCGACGCCCCTGCAAAGGTTCATGAGCTTCTAAACACCGTCCAAGGGTTAAGTGGAGGACAGATAGACGTCCTTATCTCGGTTGCAAAAGGGTTTGAGAGGCCCAAACCCTAG
- a CDS encoding helix-turn-helix domain-containing protein codes for MDWAGRMNRVMDYVEENLSEPLRGEEISRIAACAFATFQASFAQVAGIPFSEYVRRRRLTLAAYDLQNTDESVLDIALKYGYSSADAFRVAFRRLHGAAPTQVRAPGTPLTFYCKLTFELTVRGIEQMEYAILEKGPFRVMGVRRTTPYGGGTWAVVKADGSGERVRAVSGRFFDLGLCFGFGPDGSNDYMCAVEWAGEAQPGFEIYDYPAATWLRFSARGRISAGTLGEVWRRVNGEFLPQSRYEKSGLATIERYVTWDEAADLCDVEILIPVRVRDAGDGATAP; via the coding sequence ATGGATTGGGCAGGGCGGATGAACCGGGTGATGGACTACGTGGAGGAAAACCTTTCGGAACCCCTGCGCGGGGAGGAAATCAGCCGCATCGCCGCGTGCGCGTTCGCGACGTTTCAGGCGTCGTTTGCGCAGGTCGCGGGCATTCCGTTTTCGGAGTACGTGCGCAGGCGGCGGCTGACGCTGGCGGCATACGACCTGCAGAACACGGACGAGAGCGTGCTGGACATCGCGCTCAAGTACGGCTACAGTTCTGCGGACGCCTTCCGCGTGGCGTTCCGGCGGCTGCACGGCGCGGCGCCTACGCAGGTGCGCGCGCCCGGAACGCCGCTCACCTTTTACTGCAAGCTGACCTTTGAACTGACGGTGAGGGGGATTGAGCAGATGGAGTACGCCATTTTGGAAAAGGGGCCGTTTCGGGTGATGGGCGTTCGGCGCACCACGCCCTACGGCGGGGGCACGTGGGCCGTCGTGAAGGCGGACGGCAGCGGCGAGCGCGTGCGCGCGGTCAGCGGCCGCTTCTTCGACCTGGGGCTGTGCTTCGGCTTCGGGCCGGACGGCAGCAACGATTACATGTGCGCCGTGGAATGGGCGGGCGAGGCGCAGCCGGGCTTTGAAATCTACGACTACCCGGCGGCGACGTGGCTGCGCTTTTCCGCGCGGGGAAGGATCTCCGCGGGCACGCTGGGCGAGGTCTGGCGGCGCGTCAACGGCGAGTTCCTGCCGCAGAGCCGCTATGAAAAGAGCGGCCTTGCGACCATCGAACGCTACGTGACCTGGGACGAGGCGGCGGACTTGTGCGACGTGGAAATCCTCATCCCCGTGCGGGTAAGGGACGCGGGGGATGGAGCCACAGCGCCGTGA
- a CDS encoding response regulator produces MEEATRREVEDFARLILTRYFCESDVEFLISTFTPDIVWFGAGENQKAEGAQAVAACFREGKGDLAPCLMTRERYVSRELGAGVYLCEGESFIQPRPETGLYFHTHQRVTFIFQRVDGRLKTAHIHNSVSYAALGADELFPVQFGREAYEHLQSQLAQKEREVDLMLSQLPGGMQICRIDEDFTTLWVSPSLCTLLGFEDSDDYAKSCGSCRGFILQEDYAPMFEQVEKAFAAGDSYYAEYRVRRQDGQVIWVGDVGKRAADPDGSQVLYCFIYDITERKQQELRAERANLEVQRQARFLSRLYDTVPCGILQFTPDKSHRIVSLNRTTWQFYGFPSEAAYREAVSTPLELVLASEREQVEARIASLILDGEPINYTRECRLQSGETAYISVVMQRLLSADGEDVIQAVFTDVTETRRLQIARQREQLIENRSLRAAIYTAYPLILSVNLTRDTYSCFGDEMPAYIDAQGGSFEELVRRSSQDVTPAYREAFTGAFSREGILRRFASGEREIYLEVQQRGMDGEYHWISIHLIYVDNPVGTDVLAIELVKLLDSQRAEQARQELLLRDALASARAANEAKSDFLSRMSHDIRTPMNAIIGMSTISQLKLGDEARVRDCFQKIDASSRYLLSLINDILDMSKIETGKMSIVRERFDFSEFTQDLNTILFPQMLERSLRFEEHVHEPLDRFYVGDALRLKQILMNLLSNAMKFTHPGGSIVVDIAEGHRQNGFASLRFCVSDTGIGMSEAFMERIFQPFEQETSERARNNVGSGLGLSIVYNLVQLMGGEISVKSRQGEGSTFTFSVPLGLTHEDAAAENARKQRELLHGLGVLVVDDDEVVGEQACAILADIGAHTLYVDSGKKAVRAVQDAASHGEAFDIAMIDWRMPDMDGVETTRAIRRLVGPETTIIIISAYDWSGIEEEARAAGADCFIAKPLLRTTVCETFTHLTLPRRPAAAQTLDAQSFSGQRVLLVEDNELNLEIARSLLEMHGLAVDAAPNGRAALTAFAAAPEGRYLAILMDIRMPVMDGLEATRAIRALDRPDAKSVPIFAMTANAFDEDRALARQAGMTGYLVKPLDIQAMLRELYALL; encoded by the coding sequence ATGGAGGAAGCGACACGCCGCGAAGTGGAAGACTTCGCGCGCCTGATATTGACGCGCTATTTCTGTGAGTCCGACGTGGAATTTCTGATTTCCACCTTTACGCCGGACATCGTGTGGTTCGGCGCCGGTGAAAATCAAAAGGCGGAGGGGGCGCAGGCCGTCGCCGCCTGTTTTCGCGAAGGAAAGGGCGACCTCGCGCCCTGCCTCATGACGCGGGAGCGCTACGTCTCGCGCGAGCTTGGCGCGGGCGTCTACCTGTGCGAGGGAGAAAGCTTTATCCAGCCCCGTCCGGAGACGGGCCTTTACTTTCATACGCATCAGCGCGTCACGTTCATCTTTCAGCGGGTGGACGGCCGCCTGAAGACCGCGCACATCCACAACTCCGTGTCCTACGCAGCGCTCGGCGCGGACGAGCTCTTCCCCGTGCAGTTCGGGCGCGAGGCGTACGAGCATCTCCAGTCGCAGCTCGCCCAAAAGGAGCGCGAGGTGGACCTGATGCTCTCGCAGCTCCCCGGCGGCATGCAGATCTGCCGGATCGACGAGGACTTCACCACGCTTTGGGTCAGCCCCAGCCTGTGCACGCTGCTGGGCTTTGAGGACTCGGACGACTACGCGAAGAGCTGCGGAAGCTGCCGGGGCTTTATCCTTCAGGAGGATTACGCGCCCATGTTCGAGCAGGTGGAAAAGGCGTTTGCCGCGGGCGATTCCTACTACGCGGAATACCGCGTGCGCAGGCAGGACGGCCAGGTCATCTGGGTGGGCGACGTGGGCAAGCGCGCCGCCGACCCGGACGGCTCGCAGGTGCTCTACTGCTTCATCTACGACATCACCGAGCGCAAGCAGCAGGAGCTGCGCGCCGAGCGCGCGAACCTGGAGGTGCAGCGTCAGGCGCGCTTCCTCTCCCGGCTGTACGACACCGTGCCCTGCGGCATCCTGCAGTTCACGCCCGACAAAAGCCACCGCATCGTCAGCCTCAACCGCACGACCTGGCAGTTCTACGGCTTTCCCTCCGAGGCCGCGTACCGCGAGGCGGTCAGCACGCCGCTGGAGCTGGTGCTCGCGTCCGAGCGCGAGCAGGTGGAGGCGCGCATCGCCTCGCTGATTCTGGACGGAGAGCCCATCAACTACACGCGCGAATGCCGCCTGCAATCGGGCGAAACCGCCTACATCAGCGTGGTCATGCAGCGGCTGCTGAGCGCCGACGGCGAGGACGTCATTCAGGCGGTGTTCACCGACGTCACCGAGACCCGCAGGCTGCAAATCGCCCGTCAGCGCGAGCAGCTGATCGAAAACCGCTCGCTGCGCGCGGCGATCTACACCGCCTACCCGCTCATCCTGAGCGTCAACCTGACGCGGGACACGTATAGCTGCTTCGGAGACGAGATGCCGGCCTACATCGACGCGCAGGGCGGCTCCTTCGAGGAGCTGGTGCGCCGCTCGTCCCAGGACGTCACCCCCGCCTACCGCGAGGCCTTCACGGGCGCCTTCTCGCGCGAGGGCATCCTGCGCCGCTTCGCGAGCGGCGAGCGCGAAATCTACCTGGAGGTTCAGCAGCGGGGCATGGACGGCGAATACCACTGGATCTCCATCCACCTCATCTACGTGGACAACCCGGTGGGCACGGACGTGCTGGCCATCGAGCTGGTGAAGCTGCTGGACAGCCAGCGCGCGGAGCAGGCCCGCCAGGAGCTGCTGCTGCGCGACGCGCTGGCCTCCGCCCGGGCGGCCAACGAAGCCAAGAGCGACTTCCTCTCGCGCATGAGCCACGACATCCGCACCCCAATGAACGCCATCATCGGCATGAGCACCATCAGCCAGCTAAAGCTCGGGGACGAGGCCCGCGTGCGCGACTGCTTCCAGAAGATCGACGCCTCCTCGCGCTACCTGCTCTCGCTCATCAACGACATCCTGGACATGTCGAAGATCGAGACGGGCAAGATGAGCATCGTCCGCGAGCGCTTCGACTTTTCCGAGTTCACGCAGGACCTCAACACGATCCTCTTCCCCCAGATGCTCGAGCGCTCCCTGCGCTTTGAGGAGCACGTGCACGAGCCGCTGGACCGCTTCTACGTCGGGGACGCGCTGCGCCTCAAGCAGATTTTGATGAACCTGCTGTCAAACGCCATGAAGTTCACGCATCCCGGGGGCTCCATCGTCGTGGACATCGCGGAGGGGCACCGCCAAAACGGCTTCGCCAGCCTGCGCTTTTGCGTGTCGGACACGGGCATCGGCATGTCGGAGGCGTTCATGGAGCGCATCTTCCAGCCGTTCGAGCAGGAGACGTCGGAGCGCGCCCGCAACAACGTCGGAAGCGGCCTGGGGCTCTCCATCGTCTACAACCTCGTGCAGCTCATGGGCGGCGAGATCTCCGTGAAGAGCCGCCAGGGCGAGGGCTCCACCTTCACGTTCAGCGTGCCCCTGGGCCTGACGCACGAGGACGCGGCGGCGGAAAACGCGCGCAAGCAGCGCGAGCTGCTGCACGGCCTGGGCGTGCTGGTCGTGGACGACGACGAGGTGGTGGGCGAGCAGGCCTGCGCCATCCTTGCGGACATCGGCGCGCACACGCTGTACGTGGACAGCGGGAAAAAGGCCGTCCGCGCGGTGCAGGACGCCGCCTCGCACGGCGAGGCCTTCGACATCGCCATGATCGACTGGCGCATGCCGGACATGGACGGCGTGGAGACGACGCGCGCCATCCGCCGCCTCGTGGGGCCGGAGACGACGATCATCATCATCTCCGCCTACGACTGGAGCGGCATCGAGGAAGAGGCGCGCGCGGCGGGCGCGGACTGCTTCATCGCCAAGCCCCTGCTGCGCACGACCGTGTGCGAGACGTTCACGCACCTGACGCTCCCCCGCCGCCCGGCGGCCGCGCAAACGCTCGACGCGCAAAGCTTTTCCGGGCAGCGCGTGCTGCTCGTGGAGGACAACGAGCTCAACCTCGAAATCGCCCGCTCCCTTCTGGAGATGCACGGCCTTGCGGTGGACGCCGCCCCGAACGGGCGGGCGGCGCTTACGGCCTTCGCCGCCGCGCCCGAGGGCCGCTACCTCGCCATCCTGATGGACATCCGCATGCCCGTGATGGACGGCTTGGAGGCCACGCGCGCCATCCGCGCGCTCGACCGCCCGGACGCGAAGTCCGTGCCCATCTTCGCGATGACCGCAAACGCCTTCGACGAGGACCGCGCGCTCGCGCGGCAGGCGGGCATGACGGGCTATCTCGTCAAGCCCCTGGACATACAGGCCATGCTGCGCGAGCTGTACGCGCTGCTGTAA
- a CDS encoding TIM barrel protein, translating into MEILKSLLISEVFFPLRADEGAQLDAVARVLDSGFYGRVEVGALASPENRRRLRALVKSHGAKLTLWTIPTMTAEGLSLSTPDAALRAHTVARLRTLVDEAAECGAELIGIPSGADVGPALREDAKRYLCDSLAALQAQMAGYPDAALLIEPLDREVHKRQLIGPMEEAVALTQAVRAAGVPLYICWDSAHEALGGADLLRSFALAAPYMAQFHLCNAVLDPASPLYGDYHLPVGAAPGFESAGYLTLQTAAELLRAAREHGGSSGRQLSVTVEIRTPEDGDGFATEAVVRDFLQAAFARA; encoded by the coding sequence ATGGAAATACTCAAATCACTGCTCATCAGCGAGGTCTTCTTTCCCCTGCGCGCGGACGAGGGGGCGCAGCTTGACGCCGTCGCCCGCGTGCTGGACAGCGGGTTTTACGGCCGGGTGGAGGTGGGCGCGCTCGCCTCGCCCGAAAACCGCCGCCGCCTGCGCGCGCTCGTGAAGTCGCACGGCGCGAAGCTCACGCTCTGGACCATCCCCACGATGACGGCCGAGGGCCTTAGCCTCTCCACCCCGGACGCGGCCCTGCGCGCGCACACGGTCGCCCGCCTGCGCACCCTCGTGGACGAGGCGGCGGAGTGCGGGGCGGAGCTCATCGGCATCCCCAGCGGCGCGGACGTGGGCCCGGCGCTGCGCGAGGACGCGAAGCGCTATCTGTGCGATTCCCTCGCCGCCCTGCAGGCGCAGATGGCGGGCTACCCGGACGCCGCGCTGCTCATCGAACCCCTGGACCGCGAGGTGCACAAGCGCCAGCTCATCGGCCCCATGGAGGAGGCGGTGGCGCTGACGCAGGCCGTGCGCGCGGCGGGCGTGCCGCTCTACATCTGCTGGGACAGCGCGCACGAGGCGCTAGGCGGGGCCGACCTGCTCCGGTCCTTCGCGCTCGCCGCGCCGTACATGGCGCAGTTTCACCTGTGCAACGCGGTGCTCGACCCCGCTTCGCCCCTCTACGGCGATTACCACCTGCCGGTGGGCGCCGCCCCGGGCTTTGAGAGCGCGGGCTACCTCACGCTTCAAACGGCGGCCGAATTGCTGCGCGCGGCGAGGGAACACGGCGGTTCGTCGGGCAGGCAGCTTTCCGTCACGGTCGAAATCAGGACGCCGGAGGACGGCGACGGGTTCGCGACCGAGGCGGTCGTCCGCGACTTTTTACAGGCGGCCTTTGCGCGCGCCTGA
- a CDS encoding tripartite tricarboxylate transporter permease, whose product MDWSLLFQSYGAVFGNIQVILMTLLGAAGGILLGAIPGMTATMGVALLIPFSFGMDLIPSIGLLLGIYCGGMYGGSISAILIHAPGTPAAAATLLDGYPMCQKGQAGRALSIAMFSSFCGGIIGALVMTFLSPTIAGMAMSFGPGEMFMLAVFGLSVIIAISGKSISKGLVSAFFGMLLCTVGLDPTNGIPRFITYKQTGLLEGFQFIPTLIGLFAVAEVFGGIERIVNGEEKQEQSHEKITNVLPGLSDIRAIWKNILAGGLIGTFIGAIPGAGGDIAVFVSYGASKSASKNPELYGTGIPQGVAATESANNGCSGGAMIPLLSLGVPGDSVTAILLGAFIMKGIQPGPMMYVTELPTVYRVFAALMMANLAMLLIGCLGVRFFAKIVSVEKKLLMPIILIVSLLGSFSINKNVFDVGVTVAFGLIGYLMNKYEFPLSPILLALILGPMCEKNFVRFMNIQKGNFGAIFTSPIAVVFIVLALGSIIFSVFNQRKINKRAAANGAGAKA is encoded by the coding sequence GTGGATTGGAGTTTGCTCTTTCAAAGCTACGGGGCGGTGTTCGGGAACATTCAGGTGATCCTGATGACGCTGCTGGGCGCTGCGGGCGGCATCCTGCTGGGTGCGATACCGGGAATGACGGCGACGATGGGCGTGGCGCTGCTGATCCCGTTCTCGTTCGGCATGGACCTGATTCCCTCCATCGGCCTGCTGCTGGGCATCTACTGCGGCGGCATGTACGGCGGGTCGATCTCCGCCATCCTCATCCACGCGCCGGGCACTCCGGCCGCGGCGGCGACGCTGCTGGACGGATACCCGATGTGCCAGAAGGGACAGGCGGGACGCGCGCTCTCCATCGCGATGTTTTCCTCCTTCTGCGGCGGCATCATCGGCGCGCTGGTGATGACGTTCCTCTCCCCGACGATCGCGGGCATGGCGATGTCGTTCGGCCCGGGCGAGATGTTCATGCTGGCGGTGTTCGGACTGTCGGTCATCATCGCGATCTCGGGCAAGTCGATCTCCAAGGGCCTGGTGAGCGCGTTCTTCGGCATGCTGCTGTGCACGGTGGGCCTGGACCCGACGAACGGCATCCCGCGGTTCATCACGTACAAGCAGACGGGCCTGCTGGAAGGGTTCCAGTTCATCCCGACGCTGATCGGCCTGTTCGCGGTGGCGGAGGTGTTCGGGGGCATCGAGCGGATCGTGAACGGCGAGGAGAAGCAGGAGCAGTCGCACGAGAAGATCACGAACGTGCTGCCGGGGCTCTCCGACATTCGGGCGATCTGGAAGAACATCCTGGCGGGCGGCCTGATCGGAACCTTCATCGGGGCGATCCCGGGCGCGGGCGGAGACATCGCGGTGTTCGTGTCCTACGGCGCGAGCAAGAGCGCGAGCAAGAACCCGGAGCTTTACGGCACGGGCATTCCGCAGGGCGTGGCGGCGACGGAATCCGCGAACAACGGCTGCTCCGGCGGGGCGATGATCCCGCTGCTGTCGCTGGGCGTGCCGGGGGATTCGGTGACGGCGATCCTGCTGGGCGCGTTCATCATGAAGGGCATCCAGCCGGGCCCGATGATGTACGTCACGGAGCTGCCGACGGTGTACCGCGTGTTCGCGGCGCTGATGATGGCGAACCTGGCGATGCTGCTGATCGGCTGCCTGGGCGTGCGGTTCTTCGCGAAGATCGTGTCGGTGGAAAAGAAGCTGCTGATGCCGATCATCCTGATCGTCTCCCTGCTGGGCTCGTTCTCGATCAACAAGAACGTGTTCGACGTGGGCGTGACGGTGGCGTTCGGCCTGATCGGATACCTGATGAACAAGTACGAGTTCCCGCTCTCGCCGATCCTGCTGGCGCTGATCCTGGGGCCGATGTGCGAAAAGAACTTCGTGCGCTTCATGAACATCCAGAAGGGGAACTTCGGGGCGATCTTCACCTCGCCCATCGCGGTGGTGTTCATCGTGCTGGCGCTGGGCTCGATCATCTTCTCGGTGTTCAACCAACGCAAGATCAATAAGCGCGCGGCCGCAAACGGCGCGGGCGCGAAGGCGTAA
- a CDS encoding tripartite tricarboxylate transporter TctB family protein — MRRKTQTQAFSNLIGALLFLAIGIWALVQTFSFGEMKNTYVQPAMFPQIMIAGMLIFSAVLLVQSIVKLKTMGEGDPLAAPAASINFVKNKGVLYALIVILLCAGFVALFKPLGYVICSAVVSFVIMVMIGKRNWVQMVLVSVLVPLLMWFVFYKVLTVNIPMGPLKVLAELVDKI; from the coding sequence GTGAGGAGGAAGACCCAGACCCAGGCGTTTTCCAACCTGATCGGCGCCCTGCTCTTCCTGGCAATCGGCATCTGGGCGCTCGTGCAGACCTTCAGCTTCGGGGAAATGAAGAACACCTACGTGCAGCCCGCGATGTTCCCGCAGATCATGATCGCGGGCATGCTGATCTTTTCGGCCGTGCTGCTGGTGCAGTCCATCGTGAAGCTGAAGACCATGGGCGAGGGCGACCCGCTGGCCGCGCCCGCCGCGAGCATCAACTTCGTCAAGAACAAGGGCGTGCTCTACGCGCTGATCGTCATCCTGCTGTGCGCGGGGTTCGTGGCGCTGTTCAAGCCGCTGGGCTACGTCATCTGCTCGGCCGTCGTTTCATTCGTCATCATGGTCATGATCGGCAAGCGCAACTGGGTGCAGATGGTGCTGGTGTCGGTGCTGGTGCCGCTGCTGATGTGGTTTGTGTTCTACAAGGTGCTGACCGTGAACATCCCCATGGGCCCGCTGAAGGTATTGGCGGAGCTCGTGGACAAAATTTAA
- a CDS encoding tripartite tricarboxylate transporter substrate-binding protein encodes MNKFAKILALAIALTMLFGVSVTASAADYPTKGISVICPWGAGGGTDACLRAFCAAMEKSLGQTLTVDNRTGGGGIIGHQAIADADPDGYTIGMITFELSVYKNQGVSDLTYESYEPLCRVNTDAATVTVNAKWAAANGITDLKSYIEYCKAHPGEVRMGGSSNASVWHIAGGYLMSAADIDIQMITYQEGAALAVQNAAGGFIEGVTVSLAEARSFVESGDLICLGVMDTAPATVKVGDAEMTIPTCIEQGYDITYFTQRGMAVPKGVDAEVKATLVKACEEAVVDPDFVEFMKNNGQTIAYQNAEEYTAFLAQSFVDVGAAMEVLGL; translated from the coding sequence ATGAACAAGTTTGCCAAGATTCTGGCCCTTGCGATCGCCCTCACGATGCTCTTTGGCGTGAGCGTGACCGCGTCCGCGGCTGATTACCCGACCAAGGGCATCAGCGTCATCTGCCCGTGGGGTGCCGGCGGCGGCACCGACGCCTGCCTGCGCGCTTTCTGCGCGGCGATGGAGAAGTCCCTGGGCCAGACCCTCACGGTGGACAACCGCACCGGCGGCGGCGGAATCATCGGCCACCAGGCGATTGCGGATGCCGATCCCGACGGCTACACGATCGGCATGATCACGTTCGAGCTGTCCGTGTACAAGAACCAGGGCGTCTCGGACCTGACGTATGAAAGCTACGAGCCGCTTTGCCGCGTCAACACCGACGCCGCGACGGTCACCGTCAACGCGAAGTGGGCGGCCGCCAACGGCATCACGGATCTGAAGAGCTACATCGAGTACTGCAAGGCCCATCCGGGCGAAGTGCGCATGGGCGGTTCTTCCAACGCCTCCGTCTGGCACATCGCGGGCGGCTACCTGATGAGCGCCGCGGACATCGACATTCAGATGATCACCTATCAGGAAGGCGCCGCGCTGGCCGTGCAGAACGCTGCCGGCGGCTTCATCGAGGGCGTGACGGTTTCCCTGGCGGAAGCCCGCTCCTTCGTCGAGTCCGGCGACCTGATCTGCCTGGGCGTCATGGATACCGCGCCGGCGACCGTCAAGGTCGGCGATGCGGAGATGACGATCCCGACCTGCATCGAGCAGGGCTACGACATCACCTACTTCACGCAGCGCGGCATGGCCGTGCCCAAGGGCGTGGACGCTGAGGTCAAGGCGACGCTGGTGAAGGCCTGCGAAGAGGCGGTCGTCGATCCCGACTTCGTGGAGTTCATGAAGAACAACGGCCAGACCATCGCCTACCAGAACGCCGAGGAGTACACCGCGTTCCTCGCGCAGAGCTTCGTCGATGTTGGCGCGGCGATGGAGGTTCTGGGCCTGTAA